A genomic region of Rhipicephalus sanguineus isolate Rsan-2018 chromosome 3, BIME_Rsan_1.4, whole genome shotgun sequence contains the following coding sequences:
- the LOC119388067 gene encoding rRNA N6-adenosine-methyltransferase METTL5, which translates to MKLKHLKSILDDVESFDSPNVHLEQYPTPPDIAAHMMHHVFSQGDIEGKLVADLGCGAGILSIGAAVLNAGLTVGFDVDAVALQVCLQNCTDMEIGAVDMIQWDLTRPPDPRWRGAFDTVVMNPPFGTRTKGLDVVFLKAALFMSSGSVYSLHKTSTRDHIKKKADEWGVNCRVVAELRYNIDRLYTFHKRDSADVAVDFVHFSPRKVPGSL; encoded by the exons ATGAAGCTGAAACATCTCAAGAGCATATTAGATGATGTCGAATCTTTTGATTCTCCGAACGTTCACTTGGAGCAATACCCCACGCCACCGGACATTGCAG CACACATGATGCACCATGTGTTCAGCCAAGGGGATATCGAAGGCAAATTGGTGGCCGATCTTGGTTGCGGTGCGGGAATATTGAGCATAGGCGCTGCGGTTCTGAATGCAGG GCTTACAGTGGGATTTGACGTCGATGCTGTTGCCCTGCAAGTCTGCTTGCAAAACTGCACGGACATGGAAATAGGTGCCGTGGACATGATACAATGGGACCTCACTCGGCCACCAGACCCGCGATGGCGAGGTGCATTTGACACTGTTGTTATGAACCCTCCGTTCGGCACTAGGACAAAgg GTCTTGACGTGGTTTTTTTGAAAGCCGCACTCTTCATGTCATCAGGTTCTGTGTACAGTTTACATAAGACTTCAACGAGAGAT catATTAAGAAGAAAGCTGACGAATGGGGTGTCAACTGCAGAGTTGTGGCGGAACTTCGCTATAACATCGATCGATTGTACACATTTCACAAGCGTGACTCAGCGGATGTTGCCGTTGACTTTGTCCATTTCTCACCACGCAAAGTCCCAGGGAGCTTATAG